The Paraburkholderia megapolitana genomic sequence CGAGGCCATTGCAAGCGGTCGTGCGCGTGCCAAGGTCGACGACCTGATTCGCTTCACCCAGCAATTCAAGCAGTAACTTCTGTACGGAACTCTCATGAGCGATATTCTTAACCGCATCATCGACGTCAAGCGCCAGGAAATTCGCGCCGCCCAACAGAGCGCGCCGCTTGAAGAACTGAGGCTCGAAGCGTCGGCGCGCGACCACCGCGACTTCGTCGGCGCACTGCGCGCAAAGCACGCGGCCGGCGTGCCCGCGGTGATTTCCGAAGTGAAGAAGGCCAGTCCGTCGAAAGGCGTGATCCGCGAGCACTTCGTGCCGGCCGATATTGCGCGCTCGTACGCGAAGCACGGTGCCGCCTGCCTGTCAGTGCTGACCGACGTGCAGTTCTTCCAGGGCAGCACCGCCTACCTCGAAGAAGCGCGCGCCGCCTGCGATCTGCCGGTGCTGCGCAAAGACTTCATCATCGATCCGTACCAGATCGTCGAAGCCCGCGCGATGGGCGCCGACGCGATCCTGCTGATCGCCGCCGCGCTCGACACGCCGCAGATGCAGGACCTCGAAGCGCTCGCCCATTCGCTGGGGCTTGCGGTGCTCGTAGAAGTACACGATCGCGCCGAGCTGACCGAGGCGCTGACGCTGAAGACACCGCTGATCGGCATCAACAATCGCAATCTGCGTACGTTCGAAACCACACTCGAAACGACGATCGGCATGCTCGATTCAGTTCCGGACGACCGTATCGTTGTCACCGAATCGGGCATCCTGGCGCGTGCCGATGTCGAACGACTGCGTGCGATGGACGTGCATACGTTCCTCGTTGGCGAAGCGTTCATGCGCGCCGACGAACCGGGCGTTGAACTCGCCCGTATGTTTTTCTGATCGCGGCATAGAACGGACACGGCGAGCGATAACGCACCATGGGAATAGAACGCGAAATCAAACTGGCGTTGCCTGCCGACCAGACGGACGCGGCGACGCAGTGGTTTGTTGCACGCACGGCGCAAGCCGGACACGCGGTGCCGCTCGCGAATCGCTACTTCGACACGCCTGCGCTCGCGCTTGCACGCGCGAAAAGTGCGCTGCGCCTGCGCCATACGCCGGAAGGCTGGCTTCAGACGTTCAAGACAGCGGGCACATCGCAGGCGGGATTGCACAGTCGGCACGAATGGGAAATGCCGGTAGCCGGCCCGGCGCTCGAGATCGACGCGCTGCTGCGCGCCTGCGACGACGAACCTTCCGCGGCGGCACTGCGCGAGGCCGCACCGGAACTCGTCGAGCTGTTTCGCACCGACTTCACGCGCACGATCTGGCATGTCGACCATACAGGTGCGGCAATCGAAGCCGCGATCGATCAGGGCGAGGTCGTGGCCCAGGTGAATGGCGAAACACGCCGGGCGCCGCTGTGCGAGATCGAACTCGAATTGAAGCACGGCGACGAAAGCGCGCTGCATACGCTTGCTGCCGAGCTTCGCGCTCATATCCCCGGCCTTACTCCCGACGACATCAGCAAGGCGCAACGCGGATACCGGTTGCAGGAACGCTAGGCAGCAATCTCTGCTCGCCTTCGCCTTGAGCTGCCGCAGGTTTGCTGCGACACTTGCGCCTCATGACCTCTTCTTCCCGTTCCCGCACTCCGCAAGCGTCGCAGCCTTCGCTCTTTGCCGACGAACCTGCCGCTGCTGCTCCCGTAGCCATTCCTGCCGGTGTTCAACCGCTCGAAGCACAGTTCGACGCGCTCCCACCCGCGTGGCGCGCGCTGCTCGATCCGTTTATCGGCAGTGAGGCTTATACGGCGCTGTGCCGTTTCGTCGATGGAGAACGCGCTGCCGGCAAGACCGTCTATCCAGCGGATGTGTTTCGCGCGTTGCGTCTGACGAGTCCAGACGAGGTCAAGGTGGTGATCCTCGGCCAGGACCCGTATCACGGCGAAGATCGCGACACGCCGCAAGCACACGGGCTCGCGTTTTCGGTGCCGCCCGGCGTGCGACCGCCGCCGTCGCTCAAGAACATCTTCAAGGAAATCGCCGCCAGCCTCGGACATGAGGCACCCGCTCACGGTTGTCTCGATGCCTGGGCACAGCAAGGCGTGCTGCTGCTGAACACAGTGCTGACCGTCGAGCGCAACAACGCCGCGAGCCACGCGAAACGTGGCTGGGAAAAATGCACCGACACGCTGATTCATGAGCTTGCGCAGCGTCATGACGGCCTTGTGTTCATGCTGTGGGGTGCGCATGCGCAGGCGAAACGCGCGCTGCTCGGCGGTCGCTCGCACAAGGTGCTCGAAGCACCGCATCCGTCGCCGTTGTCGGCGCATCGCGGCTTTCTCGGCTGCGGACATTTCTCGCTCGCCAACGCTTATCTCGTCGAAGCAGGACGCAAGCCGATCGACTGGCGATTGCCCGAGATCGCACGAACGCTCGCTTAGGGTGTGCTCCCGCGCCCTCGCCTCTGCCAGGCGCCGAATAGCGCACGGCAAACGGCAAGCGCTAACACCGGCCCCAAAACAAAAACGCCACGAAAATCTTCGTGGCGTTTTGCCGTGCATTGCATCTGCACATCGCGGCGCACACCGCGCCGCGCAACATCTACAGCGAATACGGCGAATCAGGCAGCGGTCGCGATCACTTCACGTGCGCCGGCCAGTGCGGCAGCAGCAGCGTCCGGGCCCATGTTCAAACCTTCCGCATAGATGAAGTTCACGTCGGTCATGCCGAGGAAACCGAGGAACGTCTTCAGGTACGGCGTGTGGGTATCGCCCGGCGTGCCGACGTACTTGCCGCCACGTGCCGCGACGATGAATACCTTCTTGCCCTTCACCAGACCTTCCGGACCCGATGCGCCGTAGCGGAACGTGATGCCGGCGCGAGCGATGAAGTCGAAGTAGGTCTTCAGTTGCGACGAGATGCCGAAGTTGTACATCGGCGCGGCGATCACGACGATGTCGGCGGCCTGCAGTTCGGCGATCAGCGCTTCGCTGCGTGCCGAGATGGCTTGCTGCTCGGCGTTACGTTGTTCGGCCGGCGTGAAGAATGCGCCGAGGATCTCGTCGTCGAGGTGGGGCAGCGGTTCAGCGTGCAGATGGCGGACGACGACTTGCGCGCCCGGGTTCGACTGTTGCAGCTTCGCCGTCAGTTCGTCGGCGAGCAGGGTCGACTGCGCGCCTTGCGAGCGGGCCGCCGAATTGATTTGAAGGATCGTGGTCATGGTTGACTCCAGTTGGGGCGCGCAGCTTTGCGCGAGTGGAGCCATTGTGTTTTTTTGCGGGGCCGCGAAAAAGTAGCGCGGCAGCGACGGATTGTTGCATCAGTAGAACAATCGACTGTCTGAGCGGACATACAACCTTCGCATTGTATCGACCCCGACAGGCAATCGAAAGCTGCGGAGCGCCTGCGAGCGAGTGGGCACTCCGTCGCAGCGCGTTCCACGGTGGGGCTTTGCGCTTTCAGGCCTTCAGCCAGCGGTCACGAGCACGGGTCCCGGCAGCACGGGAATCGGCGGCGGAAAGCACGTAGCGCGCGACCTCCGGGGCATCCAGTTTCAGCTGAACAACCCGCAGTTCGTCGCGCCGGAACGCATGGACCTCCACTTTCGCGCCCGGCAGATAGCGCGCGAGCAACGCATCGAGGTTGGCACCAGTGACACGCAACCCGTCGATCGCGACCAGCACGTCGCCCGCCGACAGCCCTGCTTTCTGCGCGGCGCTGCCGTCGTGAACGGCCGCCAGCGTGCAATCCGCGCCGCCACGCACGCGTGCACCGAGCGAAGGCTTCGCTCCCACATCGGTTTCGGGCTTCAGCGACACGCCGAACGGCGCGAGCAGAGCCGCCAGCGGCAGGTCGACCGTGCCGCGCACGCCGTCGGTGAATAGTTCCGCGAGGTTTGCGCCGGTCGCTTCGGCAAACAGCGCTTCGACATCCGCTTCCTCGACGCCGACCGGCTTGCCGCGGTAGAAATCGCGGCCGTAGCGTTGCCACAGCAGGCGCATCACGTCATCGAGCGATTTGCGGTTGCGGGTTTGCGCGCGAATCGTCAGATCGAATGCCAGCGCGATGAGCGAACCCTTCGTGTAATAGCTGACGATCGCGTTCGGTGCGTTTTCGTCCTGCCGGTAGTACTTGACCCACGCATCGAACGAGCTTTCGGCGACCGTCTGCTTCAGGCGACCGCTCCCGCGCTGCACGCCGCCGACCACCTTGCCGACGAGGCCAAAGTAATCGTCCTGCGTGATGACGCCGCTGCGCACGAGAATCAGATCGTCGTAATAGGACGTGAAGCCTTCGAACAGCCACAGCAGCGACGTGTAGTTCTCGCGCGTCAGATCGTACGGCGCGAACGCAGCGGGCTTGATCCGCTTCACGTTCCACGTATGGAAGTACTCGTGGCTGCACAGGCCGAGGTAGGTCCGGTAGCCTTCAGTCATCGGCTCGCGGCCGGTCACCGGCAGATCGCCGCGATTGCAGATCAGCGCCGTCGACGCGCGATGCTCGAGCCCACCGTAGCCATCGCTGACCGCCTGGGTCATGAACACATAACGATCGACGGGTGCTTTCTTCGACTTCGGTTCGAACAGCGCGATCTGTGCTTCGCAGATGCGCTTAAGGTCGGCGGCGAGCCGCTCCATGTCGAGCCCGACGACGCGCCCGGAAATCACGATGTCGTGCGGTACGCCGTGCGCCTTGAAGGTCTTGAGCGCGAACTCGCCGAGCGTGACCGGATGATCGATCAACTCATCGTAGTTCTGCGCGCGATATTCGCCGAAACCATAGCGCTTCGTGCCACGCGCTTCGGGCAGTGCAGTCGCGACGCGCCATTGCCGATACTGCGCGCCGGCCGGCTTCTGGATTTCGACGACGCAAGGTGCGTCTTCATGACCCGGCACCGCGAGAAACACGCTCGTACCGTTGAAGAAACCGGTCGTGTCGTCGAGATGGGCAGCGCGCACCGACAGATCCCACGCGTAGACCTCGTAACGCAGCGTCAGCGCACCTTTGACCGGCGCGACCTGCCACGTGTGCTTGTCGGTCTTCGTGACTCGGACCTTGCGGCCCGCATCGTTGAACGCGCGCAGCGTGACGATGTTGCGCGCGAACTCGCGCACCATGTAGCTGCCGGGAATCCACACGGGCAGCATGAAACGCTGTCCGGCCGGATCGGGATCGGCGACGGTGACGGTGACTTCGAACAGGTGTGCGGCGGGCTGGCTGGGGACGATGGTGTAGCGGATCGGCTTCATCTGCAGGGCGCGAGTAAGCGCTGGGATAGGGAGGACAGGGGGCGGTGCATAACGGGCGGGTTCGGGCGACGCCCGTGTTCCGTGTCAGCGCGAGTAACGGTACGACGGAAGGAGGCGCCGCCGTTGGCAACGCGCCGCCGCCCGCCGTACCGGCATGTTTAGCGCACTGCCGAGATCTGTTTGTTCAGCTCGTCGGCGGGAACTGCACCGGGCAGGCGCCGGCCGTCTGCGAGGAACACCGTCGGCGTACCGGTCACGTTCATCTCATGACCGAGCTTGAGGTTCTTGTCGATGGCAGCGGTATCGCAGGTACCGGCGGCGGTCGGCGCGGTACGGTTCTGCATCCACGATTCCCATGCCTTCGCGCGGTCGGTCGAACACCAGATCGACTTCGACTTCACCTCGGAATCAGGCGACAGCACTGGGTACAGGAACGTATAGACGGTGACGTTATCCACCGATTTCAGCGTGTTTTCGAGTTGCTTGCAGTACGGGCAGTTCGGATCGGAGAACACCGCGATCTGACGACTACCGTTGCCCTTCACGACCTTCACCGCATTCGCGAACGGCAGGCTCGCGAAGTTGATGCGGTTGGTTTCCGACAGGCGCGCTTCGGTGAGATTCTTGTGATTCTTCGCATCGATCAGATCGCCGAGGATCAGGTAGTCGCCGGTAGCGTCGCTATAGATGATCTGCGAGCCGAGATTCACCTCGTACAGCCCGGCGATCGGCGACTTCTCGATACTCTTGATCGTCGCGTCGGCGAGGCGCGTTTGCAGTGCTGCCTTCAGCTTGTCGGTGGTCTGATCGGCCTGCGCGGTGCAACCGAGCGTCGCAGCGGCGACGGCAAGGACAAGCGCAACGATTCGGATAGGCTTTTTCATGCTGGATTCCCTGATTCGTTCACGCGCGCCGGATGCGCGCGCCTGCTTCGACTGTGGTCTGGCGTACTGCGTAGTCGTTCGAGTGTGCCCGAATGCGCTGCGGCTTGCATTCGCGGCATCCGCGACGACCGCACACTTCTTCTTCCCTCTTGCTCAACCGAGCGCCGCCGACACCAGCCAGCGCTTGACGAGCGGTTGCGCACCGATCATCGCCATGCCTGCGTTGCGCACTACGCGGGCAAGCGGACCGGGCACGGCGAAAAGCTTTTGCAGGCCATCTGTGGCGAGCATCAGCGCGCGGATGTCCTCGCGACGCGAGCGCTCGTAGCGGCGCAACAGCACCGTGTCACCGAGATCGCGGAATGCTTCCTTCTGCGCAACGACTTCCGCCAGCGACATGACGTCGCGCAGCCCGAGGTTCATCCCCTGACCCGCAAGCGGGTGGATCAGATGCGCGGCGTCGCCGACGAGAGCGACGCGCGGCGCGATCAAACGGTCGACGGTTTGCAGCGCGAGCGGAAAGCCCTTCGCCGGCGTCACGCATTCGAGCGCGCCCAAGGTGCCTTGCGTCACGCGCTCGACTTCCGCTGCGAGCTTCGCCGGATCGTGTTCGAGCAACGCATCGGCATGTTCGGTGCGCGCCGACCAGACCAGCGACACGTGACCGTCCGGCAACGGCAGCAACGCGACAATCTCGCCGCCGCTGAACCATTGATACGCCGTTTCGCCGTGCGGGCGCTCCGCCTTGAAATTGGCGACGACACCGGTCTGCTGATAGTCGCGCCGCAGAACCTTCGAACCGATCTGCGCACGCACCCACGAATGGGCGCCGTCGGCACCAACCACCAGATCGGTTTCGATCGTGCGGCCGTTTGCGAGCGCGATGGTCGCGCCGGACGCTTTCACATCGAGCGCCTGGGCGCGGGCGTCGAGCCATGTCAGATTCGGCTGGAAGCGCAGCGCGGCATCGAGCGCCTGCTCGATCAGCGACGATTCGGCGATCCATGCGAGCTGCGGCACCGATGCCTGGAACGCGGAGAAATGCAGTTCGGCGTGCGCATCGCCGAATACGCGCATGTCGTAGACCGGCGACAGACGGGATGGATCGAGCGCCTGCCAGACCCGCAGACGCTCGAGCAGCGCCTGCGAACTCGCGGATAACGCGTAGACGCGCGCATCGAAGGCGGCATCGGCGGGCGGTGGCACGCACGGCTGCGCGAGCAGTGCGACGCGCAGACCGCCCTGCGTCAATGCCAGCGCCGCGGTTTTGCCGACAAGCCCGCCGCCGATCACGGCGACGTCAAAGGTCTGGTGGTGAGCGTTCATGCGGGCATTATAGCCGCGGGGCCACGCCGTCCGGGCCCGTCCGCCAGTGCTGTAATCGGTGCGCCACGGGCATGCGCACCGCCCACCACCGGTCTGCGGTGCTCGAACCGGCACCTCCGACAGGGTTACAATTACGCTTTTCCGGTGATTACGACCACCGGCAAGACGTACCGCTTGCACCGTGCCGTCTGCCGCCCTTCTCCATCGGGCCGTAGCCGGCGCGTGCGTCGAGCCGAAGGCAGCATGCCCCGCCGCGCGCGACGAAGCCCCGTCACCACCCGTTTATTAGAGAAATTCCATGAGCCTCAAATGCGGCATCGTCGGCCTGCCTAACGTCGGCAAGTCCACCCTGTTCAACGCACTGACCAAGGCCGGCATCGCCGCCGAAAACTACCCGTTCTGCACGATCGAGCCGAACGTCGGCATCGTCGAAGTGCCGGATGCGCGCCTCACGGCACTGGCCGACATCGTCAAGCCGGAGCGCATCGTGCCGGCCATCGTCGAGTTCGTCGACATCGCGGGGCTCGTGGCAGGCGCCAGCAAAGGTGAAGGGCTCGGCAACCAGTTCCTCGCGAACATCCGCGAAACCGACGCGATCACGCACGTCGTGCGCTGCTTCGACGATGAGAACGTGATTCACGTTGCAGGCAAGATCGATCCGCTGTCGGACATCGAAGTCATCAACACCGAACTCGCGCTCGCCGACCTCGCAACGGTCGAAAAATCGCTGACACGCTATTCGAAGGCGGCGAAATCGGGCAACGACAAGGAAGCGGGAAAGCTCGCCGCAGTGCTCGAGAAGGTGCGCGCACAACTTGATCAGGCGAAACCGGTGCGGGCACTGGATCTGTCGGACGACGAAAACGCGCTGCTCAAACCGTTCTGTCTAATCACCGCCAAGCCGACGATGTACGTCGCGAACGTGAAGGAAGACGGCTTCGAAAACAACCCTCACCTCGACGCGGTGCGCAAACACGCCGAAGCCGAGAATGCGCCGGTCGTCGCGGTGTGCGCTGCGATCGAAGCTGAAATCGGCGAACTCGGCGACGAGGACAAGGAAGTCTTCCTGGCCGACATGGGTATGGACGAGCCGGGCCTGAACCGCGTGATCCGCGCGGGTTTCAAGCTGCTCGGCCTGCAGACCTACTTCACCGCGGGCGTGAAGGAAGTGCGCGCATGGACGATCCATATCGGCGACACGGCACCGCAGGCTGCCGGCGTGATTCATACGGACTTCGAACGCGGCTTCATTCGTGCACAGACTATCGGCTTTGCGGATTTCGTCGCGTACAAGGGCGAACACGGCGCGAAGGAAGCCGGCAAGATGCGCGCGGAAGGTAAGGAATATGTCGTGCACGACGGGGATGTGATGAACTTTCTGTTCAACGTTTGAGCGTGACTGGCTGAATCTGAGCCCTTGGCTTTGCTGCCAAGGGCTTTTTTGTTTTCGGGTGTCCGTTTGTGCTCTGCCGTGTTGAAATGGGTGTAAATGGGTATAAGAATGGGTGACGGCACCACGAATGCACCTTACCTGTGCAATGCAGCAAAGCAACAACGTGGCATCGTCCGACCGCTCGAAAGGACTCCCACACTTTATTTTCTGTCATCGACCACAACTACAATCGCGTACTCGCAACTTGCGCGAATCTAGACCCTGGAGACCTATCGATGAAATTCAAACCCTTGTTTCGTTCGTTTTCCGTGGCGGCCGTGCTGGCCCTCGGCGTGGCGCAGAGCGCGCACGCAGCCACCGAGATCCAGTTCTGGCATGCCATGGAAGCCGCACTGGGCGAACACCTGAACGACATCGCGACCGCGTTCAACGCGTCGCAAAGCGACTACAAGATCGTTCCGGTCTTCAAGGGCAGCTACGACCAGACGCTCGCCGCCGGTATCGCAGCGTACCGCAGCGGTAATGCACCGGCCATCCTGCAGGTCTACGAGGTCGGCACCGCCACGATGATGCAGGCAAAGAAAGCGGTGATCCCGGTCTCCGATGTGTTCAAGCAGGCCGGTGTGCCACTCGATGAAAAAGCCTTCGTACCGACTATTGCAAGTTATTACAGCGACGCGAAGACCGGCGAGCTGATCTCGATGCCGTTCAACAGCTCGACGCCGGTGCTCTATTACAACAAGGACGCGTTCAAGAAAGCCGGCCTCGATCCGAACAAGCCGCCGAAGACCTGGCAGGAACTGCAGCAGGACGCGCAGAAGCTGAAGGCGTCGGGCATGTCGTGCGGTTACTCGTCGGGCTGGCAGAGCTGGATTCAGCTCGAGAACTACAGTGCATGGCACGGTGTGCCGTTCGCGTCTGAGAATAACGGCTTCGACGGTGCCGATGCGGTGCTCGAATTCAACAAGCCGCTGCAGATCGCGCACATCCAGTTCCTGCAGACCATGTTGAAGGAAGGCACGTTCACCTACGTCGGCCGCAAGGACGAACCGGTCTCGAAGTTCTATAGCGGCGATTGCGGAATCATCACGAACTCGTCGGGCTCGCTTGCCACGATCAAGAAGTACGCGAAGTTCAGCTTCGGCACCGGCATGATGCCGTACGACGCGAACGTGAAGGGCGCGCCGCAGAACGCGATTATCGGTGGTGCGAGTTTGTGGGTGCTGTCGGGCAAAGACGCCGCTACCTATAAAGGTGTCGCGAAGTTTCTGGCGTATCTGAGCTCGCCGGCTGTCGCCGCGAAGTGGCATCAGGACACGGGCTATCTCCCCGTCACCACGGCGGCTTATCAGCTGACGCAGCAACAGGGCTTCTACGACAAGAACCCGGGCAGCGACACGGCGATCAAGCAGATGCTGAACAAACCGCCGCTGCCGTTCACGAAGGGCCTGCGTCTCGGCAACATGCCGCAGATCCGCACGATCATCGACGAAGAACTCGAACAGGTATGGGCGCAGAAGAAATCGCCGAAGGATGCGCTCGACTCCTCGGCGTCGCGCGGCGACGAGTTGTTGCGTCGCTTTGAAAAGGCCGGTAGCTAAGCTGTCCCGAGCCGCGACGATCGACCTCACCGGCCGGTCGTCGCAGGCTTGACGTAGAGACGCAGCAATCCGCGCGTCTCCCTGCATCTCAAGCATCGCAGCTGGAAAATCTCGATGGAAAAACGCTCCCGCTTCGGCACCGGCGTACTGCCTTACCTGCTGGTCGCGCCGCAACTCCTGATCACCGCGGTGTTCTTCCTGTGGCCTGCCGGCGCCGCGCTATGGCAATCGACGCAATCGCAGGACGCGTTCGGCACGTCGAGCGAATTCGTCGGTCTCGCGAACTTCAAGCAGTTGTTCGCCGACCCGCTGTACCTGTCGTCGCTGACCACGACGCTGATCTTCTGCGCGCTCGTCACGGTCTTCGGTCTCGTGATCTCGCTCTTGCTCGCAGCCTGCGCCGACCGCGTGACGCGCGGCGCCAAAGCCTATCAAACGCTGCTGATCTGGCCGTACGCAGTCGCACCCGCGATCGCCGCGGTGCTGTGGTCGTTCCTGTTCAATCCGAGCATCGGGATCGTCACGTATGCGCTCGCGAAGTACGGCATCGTGTGGAATCACGCACTGAATGCCGGCCAGGCCATGTTCCTCGTCGTGCTCGCATCGGTGTGGAAGCAGGTCAGCTACAACTTCCTGTTCTTCTATGCGGGCCTGCAAGCGATTCCGCGCTCGCTGATCGAAGCGGCGGCGATCGACGGAGCGGGTCCGGTGCGGCGCTTCTTCGGGATCGCACTGCCGCTGCTCTCTCCGACCAGTTTCTTCCTGCTCGTCGTCAATCTGACCTACGCATTCTTCGACACGTTTCCGGTCATTGACGCGGCCACCGGCGGTGGTCCCGCACAAGCCACGCGCACGCTGATCTACAAGATCTTCGCTGAGGGTTTTCAGGGCCTCGACATCGGCAGCTCGGGCGCGCAGTCGGTCGTGCTGATGGTGATCGTCGTCGGGCTGACCGTCGTGCAGTTCCGTTTCATCGAGCGGAGGGTTCAATACTCATGATCGAGAATCGCCGCGGTTTCGACCTCTTCTGCCACGCGGTGCTGCTGATCGGCGTCGTGCTGGTGGTCTTCCCCGTGTACGTCGCGTTCTGCGCGGCCACGATGAGCGAGCACGAGGTGTTCAGCGTGCCGCTGTCGCTGATCCCGAGCACGCATCTGTTCGAAAATATTGCTGCTGTCTGGTCGCATGGCAGCGGTAACGCGGCCAGCCCGTTCGGCCGCATGCTGTTCAACAGCCTCGTGATGGCACTCATCATCTCGATCGGCAAGATCGCGATCTCGATGATCTCCGCGTACGCGATCGTGTTTTTTCGTTTTCCGTTTCGCAACACCGCGTTCTGGTTGATCTTCGTCACGCTGATGCTGCCGGTTGAGGTGCGTATCTTCCCGACCGTGCAGGTCGTGTCGTCGATGCATCTGAGCAATACGTACGCGGGTCTCACGCTGCCGCTCATTGCCTCCGCGACCGCGACGTTCCTGTTCCGCCAGTTCTTCATGACGCTGCCCGACGAACTGATGGAAGCCGCGCGCATCGACGGTGCCGGACCGCTGCGTTTCTTCTGGGACGTCGTGGTGCCGCTGTCGAAGACGAACCTGGCTGCGCTGTTCGTGATCACCTTCATCTACGGATGGAATCAGTACCTGTGGCCGATCCTGATCACGAGCCAGCAGTCGCTGACCACGGCGGTGGTCGGCATCAAGAGCATGATCGCGTCCGGCGACACTGCGACCGAATGGCACCTTGTGATGACCGCGACGCTGCTGGCGATGCTGCCGCCGCTCGCAGTCGTGCTGACGATGCAGCGCTGGTTCGTGCGCGGCCTCGTCGATGCGGAAAAATGAGCCGGCCGGTCCGGGTTTCGTCAATGAACATATACGGCGGTGGCGCATTTCGCGCCGGCCGCCTCTGCACTGAAGGGCGAGTGGAATGGCTGCGCTGACGCTAAAGGCTGTCAAGAAAACGTACGACGGCAAACAGTTCGTGCTGCACGGTATCGACGTGGACATCGACGACGGCGAGTTCGTCGTGATGGTGGGTCCGTCGGGCTGCGGCAAGTCGACATTGCTGCGGATGGTCGCCGGGCTGGAGAGCATCTCCGATGGCGAGATCTCGATCGGCGGCAAGGTGGTGAACCGGCTCGAACCGAAAGACCGGAACATCGCGATGGTGTTCCAGAACTACGCGTTGTATCCGCATATGAGCGTCGCGCAGAACATGGGCTACGCGCTGAA encodes the following:
- the ugpB gene encoding sn-glycerol-3-phosphate ABC transporter substrate-binding protein UgpB, with protein sequence MKFKPLFRSFSVAAVLALGVAQSAHAATEIQFWHAMEAALGEHLNDIATAFNASQSDYKIVPVFKGSYDQTLAAGIAAYRSGNAPAILQVYEVGTATMMQAKKAVIPVSDVFKQAGVPLDEKAFVPTIASYYSDAKTGELISMPFNSSTPVLYYNKDAFKKAGLDPNKPPKTWQELQQDAQKLKASGMSCGYSSGWQSWIQLENYSAWHGVPFASENNGFDGADAVLEFNKPLQIAHIQFLQTMLKEGTFTYVGRKDEPVSKFYSGDCGIITNSSGSLATIKKYAKFSFGTGMMPYDANVKGAPQNAIIGGASLWVLSGKDAATYKGVAKFLAYLSSPAVAAKWHQDTGYLPVTTAAYQLTQQQGFYDKNPGSDTAIKQMLNKPPLPFTKGLRLGNMPQIRTIIDEELEQVWAQKKSPKDALDSSASRGDELLRRFEKAGS
- the ugpA gene encoding sn-glycerol-3-phosphate ABC transporter permease UgpA, whose translation is MEKRSRFGTGVLPYLLVAPQLLITAVFFLWPAGAALWQSTQSQDAFGTSSEFVGLANFKQLFADPLYLSSLTTTLIFCALVTVFGLVISLLLAACADRVTRGAKAYQTLLIWPYAVAPAIAAVLWSFLFNPSIGIVTYALAKYGIVWNHALNAGQAMFLVVLASVWKQVSYNFLFFYAGLQAIPRSLIEAAAIDGAGPVRRFFGIALPLLSPTSFFLLVVNLTYAFFDTFPVIDAATGGGPAQATRTLIYKIFAEGFQGLDIGSSGAQSVVLMVIVVGLTVVQFRFIERRVQYS
- the ugpE gene encoding sn-glycerol-3-phosphate ABC transporter permease UgpE → MIENRRGFDLFCHAVLLIGVVLVVFPVYVAFCAATMSEHEVFSVPLSLIPSTHLFENIAAVWSHGSGNAASPFGRMLFNSLVMALIISIGKIAISMISAYAIVFFRFPFRNTAFWLIFVTLMLPVEVRIFPTVQVVSSMHLSNTYAGLTLPLIASATATFLFRQFFMTLPDELMEAARIDGAGPLRFFWDVVVPLSKTNLAALFVITFIYGWNQYLWPILITSQQSLTTAVVGIKSMIASGDTATEWHLVMTATLLAMLPPLAVVLTMQRWFVRGLVDAEK